One part of the Thermoanaerobaculum aquaticum genome encodes these proteins:
- a CDS encoding Glu/Leu/Phe/Val family dehydrogenase, with the protein MGELNPFLMAQRQFDEVADQLGLDEGVRAILRFPLREFHFRIPVRMDDGSVRVFDGFRVQHNDARGPAKGGIRWAANETLDTVRALATWMTWKCAVADIPLGGGKGGVVVDPSTLSDGEKERLCRGWVQQMWKNIGPRMDVPAPDVGTNPQMMAWMMDEYSKLKGEYVPGVITGKPLGAGGSLGRTEATGFGVIYTVREAMKHLGIDPKGTKAAIQGFGNVAQYAAIGFIEILGGTVVCVSCWDRHDRKAYTYTKDDGIDPKFLQSITDQYGTIDKAKAQAAGYRIEDANAWLSKEVDVLIPAAIEGVITGETVEAISPKVKIIAEGANGPTTPEADQVLKKRGTFVIPDFLCNAGGVTCSYFEQVQNDMNFYWHRDEVLKRLDEKLTAAFHAVLDTAVAKKVYMRNAAYMVAIGRVVEAMKLRGWV; encoded by the coding sequence ATGGGCGAACTTAATCCCTTCCTGATGGCCCAACGCCAGTTTGACGAGGTTGCCGACCAGCTGGGTTTGGACGAAGGTGTGCGCGCGATCCTGCGCTTCCCGTTGCGCGAGTTTCACTTCCGCATTCCTGTGCGCATGGATGATGGATCGGTTAGGGTTTTTGACGGTTTTCGGGTGCAGCACAACGATGCCCGGGGCCCTGCCAAAGGGGGCATCCGCTGGGCCGCCAATGAAACCCTGGACACCGTGCGGGCCCTGGCTACCTGGATGACCTGGAAATGCGCGGTGGCCGATATCCCCCTGGGTGGCGGCAAGGGCGGGGTGGTGGTGGATCCTTCTACGCTTTCCGACGGGGAAAAGGAGCGCCTGTGCCGCGGCTGGGTGCAGCAAATGTGGAAGAACATTGGCCCCCGCATGGACGTGCCTGCTCCCGATGTGGGCACCAACCCGCAAATGATGGCGTGGATGATGGACGAGTACTCCAAGCTCAAGGGAGAGTACGTGCCTGGCGTCATCACCGGCAAACCCCTCGGAGCCGGCGGCTCTTTGGGCCGCACCGAAGCCACAGGTTTCGGCGTCATCTACACCGTGCGGGAAGCCATGAAGCACCTGGGGATTGACCCCAAGGGCACCAAAGCCGCCATCCAGGGCTTTGGCAACGTGGCTCAGTACGCGGCCATCGGCTTTATCGAAATCTTGGGCGGTACGGTGGTGTGCGTCTCCTGCTGGGACCGCCACGACCGCAAGGCCTACACCTACACCAAAGACGATGGCATTGACCCGAAGTTCCTGCAGTCCATCACCGACCAGTACGGCACCATTGACAAGGCCAAAGCGCAAGCGGCCGGTTACCGCATCGAAGACGCCAACGCCTGGCTTTCCAAAGAGGTGGACGTGCTCATCCCCGCCGCCATTGAAGGCGTGATCACCGGGGAAACGGTGGAGGCCATCTCCCCCAAAGTGAAGATCATTGCCGAAGGCGCCAACGGCCCCACCACGCCGGAAGCCGACCAGGTGTTGAAGAAGCGCGGCACCTTCGTGATCCCCGACTTCCTCTGCAACGCCGGTGGTGTCACCTGTTCCTACTTCGAGCAGGTGCAAAACGACATGAACTTCTACTGGCACCGCGATGAGGTTTTGAAGCGCCTGGATGAAAAGCTCACCGCCGCGTTCCACGCAGTGTTGGACACCGCGGTGGCCAAGAAGGTTTACATGCGCAACGCCGCGTACATGGTGGCCATTGGCCGGGTAGTGGAGGCCATGAAGCTGCGGGGCTGGGTGTAA
- a CDS encoding hemolysin family protein — protein MSVAATLVLLLLGLAFSAFCSASETALTALPISRVEVFSRSQGRLTRAAWRRWRQRPHRVLVTLLVLNNATNVGISALATELALRLFGNQGLALAVGTMTLALLVFGEVTPKTLARVDPESFASWAVVPVAFFDLVLTPFTGPLLGISQLVARIRGTPLHGTPAAATLDDVRFLLSLSHQEGYLSEQQLGMVEAVLAIERAVVRDVQVPRPDVVMLADSLTLEEVRETVLASGFSRYPVYHERDDNVVGVLHARDLLRCQKEGKPWTAYLKPPLCVTESTRLVDVLSQMRERRLHLAVCFDEYGAVSGIVTLEDVLETIVGDIRDEFDVQGPMVQELGDRLWVVSGSLPLERLSRLTGLQLAPSARVSSVGGLLLTLAGGVPQKGATFSHRGLTFTVLEATPRRVLKVRVEAPAPPPE, from the coding sequence ATGAGTGTGGCCGCGACGCTGGTGCTGTTGCTTCTGGGCTTAGCTTTTTCCGCCTTTTGCTCAGCTTCTGAAACGGCCCTAACCGCCCTGCCCATTTCCCGGGTGGAGGTTTTCTCCCGGTCCCAGGGCCGCCTTACCCGGGCCGCCTGGCGGCGCTGGCGGCAGCGCCCCCACCGGGTTTTGGTGACGCTTCTGGTGCTCAACAACGCCACCAACGTGGGGATTTCCGCGCTGGCCACCGAGCTCGCCTTGCGGCTCTTTGGCAACCAGGGGTTGGCGCTGGCGGTGGGAACCATGACGCTGGCGCTTCTGGTTTTCGGGGAGGTGACCCCAAAGACGCTGGCGCGGGTGGACCCCGAGAGCTTCGCCTCGTGGGCGGTGGTGCCGGTGGCGTTTTTCGACCTGGTGCTGACCCCGTTCACCGGGCCACTGTTGGGCATTTCGCAGCTGGTGGCCAGGATCCGCGGCACGCCCCTGCACGGCACACCGGCCGCCGCCACCCTGGACGACGTGCGCTTCTTGCTTTCCCTTTCCCATCAGGAGGGCTACCTCTCGGAGCAGCAGCTGGGCATGGTGGAAGCGGTTTTGGCCATTGAGCGGGCGGTGGTGCGGGACGTGCAGGTGCCTCGCCCCGATGTGGTCATGCTGGCCGACAGCTTAACGCTGGAAGAGGTACGGGAAACCGTGCTGGCCTCCGGCTTTTCCCGCTACCCGGTGTACCACGAGCGGGACGACAACGTGGTGGGGGTGCTGCACGCTCGCGACCTGCTCCGCTGCCAAAAGGAAGGCAAGCCCTGGACCGCGTACCTCAAGCCCCCCCTGTGCGTCACCGAAAGCACCCGTCTGGTGGACGTGCTTTCACAAATGCGCGAGAGGCGCTTGCACCTGGCGGTTTGCTTTGACGAGTACGGCGCGGTTTCCGGCATCGTCACTCTGGAAGACGTGCTGGAAACCATCGTTGGCGATATCCGCGACGAGTTTGACGTGCAGGGGCCCATGGTGCAGGAGCTGGGCGACCGCCTTTGGGTGGTGAGCGGCTCGCTCCCCCTGGAGCGCTTGTCGCGGCTCACCGGCCTGCAGCTTGCGCCCTCCGCCAGGGTGAGCTCGGTGGGAGGGTTGCTGCTGACCCTGGCTGGCGGCGTTCCCCAAAAGGGCGCCACCTTTTCCCATCGCGGGTTGACCTTTACCGTGCTGGAAGCCACCCCGCGCCGGGTGCTCAAGGTGCGGGTGGAAGCCCCGGCCCCACCACCGGAGTGA
- a CDS encoding 2-hydroxyacid dehydrogenase, giving the protein MARVAVTSPLPGTALERLAQEHEVVIRNGPPLSGSELADFVGDAEALICLLADRVTAELFASARNLQVVAVYAVGVNNVDLPAAFQAGVWVTNTPDVLTDATADLTMALLLAVTRRVVEGDRFVREGRFTGWTPDLLLGRGLAGKLLGIVGFGRIGQAVARRAQAFGMRVAYHSRRPHPEVGLPDLIFEPRLDELLAQADVVSLHCPLTPETRHLINRERLFRMKKGAFLVNAARGEVVDEAALVEALTSGHLAGAGLDVYEHEPQVHPGLLRLSNVVLLPHLGSATRETREAMADLVVDNVRAVLAGKPPVTPVVGPGLPPAP; this is encoded by the coding sequence ATGGCGCGCGTGGCGGTGACTTCCCCCCTTCCAGGTACGGCCCTGGAGCGGCTGGCCCAGGAGCACGAGGTGGTGATACGGAACGGGCCGCCGCTTTCCGGCTCGGAACTCGCGGATTTCGTGGGGGATGCGGAAGCGCTGATTTGCCTGTTGGCCGACCGGGTGACGGCTGAGCTTTTTGCCAGCGCGAGAAACCTCCAGGTGGTGGCGGTGTACGCGGTGGGGGTCAACAACGTGGACCTGCCCGCGGCGTTCCAGGCGGGGGTGTGGGTCACCAACACCCCGGATGTGCTCACCGATGCCACCGCCGATTTGACCATGGCCCTGCTCTTGGCGGTCACCCGCCGGGTGGTGGAGGGGGATCGTTTCGTGCGGGAGGGGCGCTTTACCGGCTGGACCCCCGATTTGCTTTTGGGAAGAGGCCTTGCGGGCAAGCTTCTGGGCATCGTGGGCTTTGGCCGCATTGGGCAGGCGGTGGCCCGGCGAGCGCAAGCCTTTGGCATGCGCGTGGCTTACCATTCCCGCCGGCCCCATCCCGAGGTGGGGCTCCCCGATTTGATTTTTGAGCCTCGCCTGGATGAGCTCTTAGCCCAGGCCGATGTGGTGTCGCTCCACTGCCCCCTCACCCCGGAAACCCGCCACCTCATAAACCGCGAAAGGCTTTTCCGCATGAAAAAGGGGGCGTTCCTGGTGAACGCGGCGCGGGGGGAAGTGGTGGACGAGGCGGCCCTGGTGGAGGCGTTGACCAGCGGTCATTTGGCCGGTGCCGGTTTGGACGTGTACGAGCACGAACCCCAAGTGCACCCGGGGCTTTTACGGCTTTCCAACGTGGTGCTGCTCCCGCATTTGGGCTCGGCCACCCGGGAAACACGGGAAGCCATGGCCGACCTGGTGGTGGACAACGTGCGGGCGGTGCTTGCGGGAAAGCCGCCGGTCACTCCGGTGGTGGGGCCGGGGCTTCCACCCGCACCTTGA
- a CDS encoding peptidylprolyl isomerase: MRQGLAVVFLGFVSSLAAAGAQDELAARLLQVAETRSFDAETVLAAAESPEVRWRRSAAKLVGHFRQESAARVALQLARDPNPEVRAEAVASLGRLAPWLSQPSWQTRVRKALTTALADPAPAVREAAAWAWAAAGEADSVLLSAVSRERELAVRAAMLRELWRTSGNQWPAVALRYTRAGQAELRWAALWSLSRKGGGEVEASLPELLRDPEPQVRLLACEAVRRHRLSGLASSVVALLADSEEGVRVAAMNALAELGEGASQVVTGKALRELDQLIAREDLEHPHLRVAAVRLAGATGCCREALRSLVEEGGWAGGEALLALARQGVREAVEQELASPDPFFRRWAVLALPHHPKNQELVVKALADPEVAVRLATAEVAGKLGAAALSAELTKLLSDPDSAVRLQAAESLFALGRPPDPTILVKLLEQELSGAASETSVDLVRLLGKPQNLTPEAASALEKARYSRFPAVALAAWEELFRHGRVRAFPTGAAGKPLAAYREIAAFAAKPRYWEVVTVRGTFTVALDTEEAPITTYNLCQLAEKKFFDNLTFHRVVSNFVVQGGDPRGDGWGGPGFFLPDELSRKPFAAGSVGMALAGPDTGGSQFFVTLTDQPHLTGRYPRVGTVASGFEVVRRLQMGDRILRIRCGEGAPPIPVPVWYGPLSVEKLEREISEFRQNRESYQPDSQWLSWLRKATSKYNVVVAMGTWCSDSREQVPKLLKIHEVLGQQSPFSQITLLGVDRGKKVVPQALFPFGPVERVPTMVVTFGGAEVGRVVETPLSPTLEEDLVRILAPLEGWELPEEGHH; encoded by the coding sequence GTGAGGCAAGGGCTGGCGGTGGTTTTTCTCGGTTTTGTGTCGAGCCTCGCTGCCGCAGGGGCGCAGGACGAACTGGCGGCGCGGCTGCTGCAGGTGGCGGAGACCAGGAGCTTCGACGCGGAAACAGTCCTGGCTGCCGCCGAAAGCCCGGAGGTGCGCTGGCGTCGGAGCGCTGCCAAGCTCGTGGGTCATTTCCGGCAGGAAAGCGCGGCGCGGGTGGCCCTGCAGCTTGCGCGGGACCCCAACCCTGAGGTGCGGGCGGAAGCGGTGGCCTCCCTGGGGCGACTGGCCCCCTGGCTTTCCCAACCCTCCTGGCAAACCCGGGTGCGAAAAGCCTTGACCACTGCCCTGGCGGATCCTGCACCGGCGGTTCGGGAGGCGGCGGCGTGGGCATGGGCGGCGGCGGGGGAGGCGGACAGCGTGCTTTTGTCGGCGGTAAGCCGGGAGCGGGAGCTTGCGGTGCGGGCGGCCATGCTCCGGGAGCTTTGGCGCACCTCGGGCAACCAGTGGCCAGCGGTAGCCCTGCGCTACACCCGGGCAGGGCAAGCCGAGCTGCGCTGGGCGGCGTTGTGGTCGCTCTCCCGCAAGGGCGGTGGGGAAGTGGAGGCGTCGCTGCCCGAGCTTCTCCGCGATCCCGAGCCGCAGGTGCGGCTTTTGGCCTGCGAAGCGGTGCGCCGGCACCGCCTTTCCGGCTTGGCATCCTCGGTGGTGGCGCTGCTCGCTGATTCCGAGGAGGGGGTGCGGGTGGCCGCCATGAACGCCCTGGCGGAGCTGGGCGAGGGGGCTTCCCAGGTGGTCACCGGCAAAGCCCTGCGCGAGCTTGACCAGCTCATCGCCCGGGAGGACCTGGAGCATCCACATCTGCGGGTGGCGGCGGTGCGCCTGGCGGGGGCTACCGGCTGCTGCCGGGAGGCGTTGCGATCCCTGGTGGAGGAAGGGGGTTGGGCCGGGGGTGAGGCTCTCTTGGCCCTGGCGCGGCAAGGGGTGAGGGAGGCGGTGGAGCAGGAGCTTGCGTCGCCCGACCCCTTTTTCCGTCGCTGGGCGGTGCTGGCCTTGCCCCACCATCCCAAGAACCAGGAGCTTGTGGTGAAGGCGTTGGCCGACCCTGAAGTGGCGGTGCGGCTGGCGACAGCCGAGGTGGCGGGAAAGCTGGGGGCTGCCGCGCTTTCGGCTGAGCTTACCAAGCTGCTTTCCGATCCTGACAGCGCCGTGCGCCTGCAGGCCGCCGAAAGCCTTTTTGCTTTGGGTCGTCCTCCCGATCCCACCATCCTGGTCAAGCTCCTGGAGCAGGAGCTCTCCGGGGCTGCCTCGGAAACCTCAGTAGATCTCGTGCGGCTTTTAGGAAAACCGCAAAACCTCACCCCCGAGGCTGCTTCGGCTTTGGAAAAGGCCCGCTACAGCCGCTTTCCGGCGGTAGCCCTGGCGGCCTGGGAGGAGCTTTTCCGCCACGGCCGGGTGCGGGCGTTTCCCACCGGTGCCGCCGGCAAGCCCCTTGCGGCCTATCGGGAGATTGCGGCTTTTGCTGCCAAGCCTCGCTACTGGGAGGTGGTGACCGTACGCGGCACCTTCACGGTAGCCCTGGACACCGAGGAAGCACCCATCACCACCTACAACCTTTGCCAGCTGGCGGAAAAGAAGTTCTTTGACAACCTGACCTTCCATCGGGTGGTGAGCAACTTCGTGGTGCAGGGGGGCGACCCCCGGGGGGACGGCTGGGGTGGGCCCGGCTTTTTCCTCCCCGATGAGCTTTCCCGCAAGCCGTTTGCTGCCGGCTCCGTGGGGATGGCGCTGGCCGGGCCCGACACCGGCGGATCGCAGTTTTTCGTGACCCTCACCGACCAACCCCACCTCACCGGCCGCTACCCGCGGGTTGGGACAGTGGCCTCCGGCTTCGAGGTGGTGCGCCGGTTGCAGATGGGCGACAGGATCCTGCGCATCCGCTGCGGGGAAGGGGCACCTCCGATTCCCGTCCCGGTTTGGTACGGCCCGCTTTCTGTGGAAAAGCTGGAGCGGGAAATCTCTGAGTTTCGCCAAAACCGCGAAAGCTACCAGCCCGACAGCCAATGGCTTTCCTGGCTTCGCAAGGCCACGTCGAAATACAACGTGGTGGTGGCCATGGGAACCTGGTGTTCGGATTCCCGGGAACAGGTCCCCAAGCTTTTGAAGATTCACGAGGTTTTGGGCCAGCAAAGCCCCTTTTCGCAAATCACCCTTTTGGGTGTGGATCGCGGCAAGAAGGTGGTTCCGCAAGCGTTGTTCCCCTTTGGCCCGGTGGAGCGGGTCCCCACGATGGTGGTGACCTTTGGCGGTGCAGAAGTGGGGAGGGTGGTGGAAACCCCGCTTTCTCCCACCTTGGAAGAAGACCTGGTGCGCATCCTGGCTCCCCTGGAAGGGTGGGAGCTGCCGGAAGAAGGGCACCACTGA
- a CDS encoding metallophosphoesterase family protein produces the protein MRYVIFSDVHANIEALAAVLAHAARKRKDAWVFLGDAVGYGAAPNQVVERLRRLKGRLVAVRGNHDRVVLDPASGIEFFNDHAKLAARWTSIVLQPANRRWLNAVPAGPVWLEPNIVACHGAPQDEDTYIFAETDAIDAFAAVPQAWVVFFGHSHVPCVWELRQEGTQASLAFAWLKGGDRIELFLSRDSRYLINVGAVGQPRDRDWRPAYGLFDSEHGKLTIYRVVYDANAARKRILDAGLPQILGDRLVRGY, from the coding sequence GTGCGCTACGTAATTTTCTCGGATGTGCACGCCAACATCGAGGCCTTGGCTGCCGTGCTGGCACACGCTGCCCGCAAACGTAAAGACGCCTGGGTCTTTTTGGGTGATGCCGTGGGCTACGGCGCCGCCCCCAACCAGGTGGTGGAGCGGCTACGTCGCCTCAAGGGGAGGCTGGTGGCGGTGCGGGGGAACCACGACCGCGTGGTTCTGGATCCGGCCTCCGGCATTGAGTTCTTCAACGACCACGCCAAGCTCGCGGCGCGCTGGACCTCCATCGTTTTGCAGCCCGCCAACCGCCGTTGGTTGAACGCTGTGCCCGCCGGGCCGGTGTGGCTTGAGCCCAACATCGTGGCTTGTCACGGCGCCCCGCAGGACGAGGACACCTACATCTTTGCCGAAACTGATGCCATTGACGCCTTTGCTGCGGTCCCCCAGGCCTGGGTGGTTTTCTTTGGTCACTCCCATGTGCCGTGCGTGTGGGAGCTGCGGCAGGAGGGAACGCAAGCGAGCCTGGCCTTTGCCTGGCTTAAGGGCGGCGATCGCATTGAGCTTTTCCTTTCCCGCGACAGCCGTTACCTCATCAACGTGGGGGCTGTGGGGCAGCCCCGGGACCGGGATTGGCGGCCGGCTTACGGGCTGTTCGACTCGGAGCACGGCAAGCTCACGATTTACCGCGTGGTTTACGACGCTAACGCCGCGCGTAAGCGCATTCTGGATGCCGGCTTACCGCAGATTTTGGGGGACCGGCTGGTGCGGGGTTACTAG
- a CDS encoding shikimate kinase, which translates to MSTGTRVFLVGFMGCGKTTTGQALARRLGWAFVDLDTQVEQVFGLSVRDIFAQHGEAAFREEEARQLVETTRLERVVVATGGGTFVPEANRVLVQRSGISVFLDVPWGEILRRLPNKWEERPLFRSPEQALELYRLRLPFYRLADFTVRPLFGEDAEALAGRIALLLRGLLCAT; encoded by the coding sequence TTGAGCACCGGTACCCGGGTTTTTCTGGTGGGGTTCATGGGTTGTGGCAAGACAACCACCGGCCAGGCCCTGGCCCGGCGCTTGGGCTGGGCTTTTGTAGACCTGGACACGCAGGTGGAGCAGGTCTTTGGGCTTTCGGTGCGGGACATCTTTGCCCAACACGGGGAGGCGGCCTTTCGCGAAGAAGAGGCCCGACAGCTTGTGGAAACCACCCGCCTGGAGCGGGTGGTGGTGGCCACCGGTGGCGGCACCTTTGTCCCCGAGGCGAACCGGGTCCTGGTGCAGAGGTCCGGCATTTCGGTGTTCTTGGACGTGCCCTGGGGGGAAATCCTGCGCCGGCTGCCCAACAAGTGGGAGGAGCGGCCGCTGTTCCGTTCCCCCGAACAAGCCCTGGAGCTCTACCGCCTGCGCTTGCCTTTTTACCGCTTGGCGGACTTCACCGTTCGCCCGCTGTTTGGGGAGGATGCGGAAGCTTTAGCGGGTAGAATAGCGTTGCTGCTTAGGGGCTTGCTGTGCGCTACGTAA
- the accC gene encoding acetyl-CoA carboxylase biotin carboxylase subunit has protein sequence MIRKVLIANRGEIAVRIIAACREAGLATVAVHSEADRDSLHVRLADESVCIGPPYAKESYLNITAIIAAAEITGADAIHPGYGFLAENAHFAEVVQECGLTWIGPPPNAIRLMGDKAVARKTVAARGVPVVPGSQEPLASREEAVELAQTIGFPVILKASAGGGGKGMRVANDARELRHAFDTARHEAERAFGVGDVYLEKYLTHPRHIEIQVMADQHGKVASLGERECSIQRRHQKLIEESPSPVITPELRKAMGDAAIAAAKAVGYEGAGTVEFLFQDGQFYFMEMNTRIQVEHPVTELVTGVDLVLEQLRVASGQRLSFSRNPKLSGHAMEFRINAEDPETFAPSPGTVSFLALPGGPGVRVDTHLYRGYRVPPYYDSLLAKLIVFGQNREEVLRRARRALSMFVVEGVKTTIPLHLRILEDRDFREGNLSTRFMERFLASP, from the coding sequence ATGATCCGCAAGGTCCTCATTGCTAACCGCGGGGAAATTGCTGTGCGCATCATTGCCGCCTGCCGCGAGGCCGGCCTGGCCACGGTGGCGGTCCACTCGGAGGCCGACCGGGACTCCCTGCACGTGCGCCTCGCTGACGAGTCGGTGTGCATCGGCCCCCCCTACGCCAAGGAGTCCTACCTCAACATCACCGCCATCATCGCCGCTGCAGAAATTACCGGTGCCGATGCCATCCATCCCGGATACGGCTTTTTGGCGGAAAACGCCCACTTTGCTGAGGTGGTGCAGGAGTGCGGGCTCACCTGGATTGGGCCGCCGCCAAACGCCATCCGTCTTATGGGGGACAAGGCCGTGGCCCGAAAGACCGTGGCCGCGCGGGGGGTGCCGGTGGTTCCGGGCTCCCAGGAGCCCCTGGCCAGCCGCGAGGAAGCGGTGGAGCTGGCGCAAACCATTGGTTTTCCGGTAATCCTCAAAGCCTCTGCCGGCGGGGGCGGTAAGGGCATGCGGGTGGCCAACGATGCTCGCGAGCTGCGCCACGCCTTTGACACCGCTCGCCACGAAGCGGAGCGCGCCTTTGGGGTTGGCGACGTGTACCTGGAGAAGTACCTCACCCACCCGCGGCACATTGAAATCCAGGTCATGGCCGACCAGCACGGCAAGGTGGCAAGCCTGGGTGAGCGGGAGTGCTCGATTCAAAGGCGGCACCAGAAGCTCATCGAGGAGTCCCCTTCGCCGGTGATCACCCCGGAGCTGCGCAAGGCCATGGGCGATGCGGCCATTGCGGCCGCCAAGGCGGTGGGCTACGAAGGCGCCGGCACCGTGGAGTTCCTGTTCCAGGACGGGCAGTTTTACTTCATGGAAATGAACACCCGCATTCAGGTGGAGCACCCGGTCACCGAGCTGGTCACCGGGGTGGACCTGGTGCTGGAGCAGCTGCGGGTGGCCAGCGGCCAGCGGCTTTCCTTTTCCCGAAACCCAAAGCTTTCCGGCCACGCCATGGAGTTCCGCATCAACGCCGAAGACCCGGAAACCTTTGCCCCTTCCCCGGGGACCGTGAGCTTCTTGGCCCTCCCGGGAGGACCGGGGGTGCGGGTGGACACCCACCTCTACCGCGGCTATCGCGTCCCCCCGTACTACGACTCGCTTTTGGCCAAGCTCATCGTGTTTGGGCAGAACCGGGAGGAGGTGCTCCGCCGCGCCCGCAGGGCGCTTTCCATGTTCGTGGTGGAGGGGGTGAAGACCACCATCCCGCTTCACCTCAGGATCCTGGAAGACCGCGATTTCCGTGAGGGAAACCTGTCCACGCGCTTCATGGAGAGGTTTCTCGCTTCCCCTTGA
- the accB gene encoding acetyl-CoA carboxylase biotin carboxyl carrier protein, which yields MFTFDEICQLIRLVAETRVGGIELERDGAKLRIDGVQPAAAPTMVGAPLVSEQAVQALRAAVTPPLAAPAPAAAATPSAPPAEDSGESEDNLHFVTSPIVGTFYRAPNPEAPPYVQPGDRVRKGQVLCIVEAMKLMNEIESDVDGVVVRIYPENAQPVEFGERLFAIRVD from the coding sequence ATGTTCACTTTTGACGAGATTTGTCAGTTGATCCGTCTCGTGGCGGAAACCAGGGTAGGGGGTATAGAGCTGGAGAGGGATGGCGCGAAGCTGCGCATTGACGGGGTACAACCCGCCGCTGCGCCGACCATGGTGGGGGCGCCCCTGGTCTCCGAGCAGGCGGTGCAGGCCCTGAGGGCAGCCGTGACCCCGCCGCTGGCCGCGCCGGCACCCGCTGCGGCTGCTACACCCAGCGCGCCGCCAGCGGAAGACTCGGGGGAATCCGAGGACAACCTGCACTTTGTGACCTCGCCCATCGTGGGGACCTTCTACCGCGCCCCCAACCCCGAAGCCCCGCCCTATGTGCAGCCCGGTGACCGCGTGCGCAAGGGGCAGGTGCTGTGCATCGTTGAAGCCATGAAGCTCATGAACGAAATCGAGTCCGATGTGGACGGGGTGGTCGTCAGGATTTACCCCGAAAACGCCCAGCCGGTGGAGTTTGGAGAGCGCCTCTTCGCCATTCGGGTGGACTGA
- a CDS encoding roadblock/LC7 domain-containing protein, producing the protein MNFGELVKPVTACPGLLALAIADREGIAVESWGPEAAEAEEVVAEYTGFLRELTTANRELKLGDLHQVVIAGSQRTIVVTFITSDYYLFAVVDKDGNLGKTRFQSRVAAWRLRPEFT; encoded by the coding sequence ATGAACTTCGGCGAGCTGGTTAAGCCCGTAACAGCGTGCCCCGGCCTTTTGGCTTTGGCCATTGCCGACCGCGAGGGCATTGCTGTGGAAAGCTGGGGGCCGGAAGCCGCGGAAGCGGAAGAGGTTGTGGCTGAGTACACGGGCTTTCTGCGGGAGCTCACCACCGCTAACCGCGAGCTGAAGCTGGGTGATTTGCACCAGGTGGTCATTGCCGGAAGCCAGCGGACCATCGTGGTGACGTTCATTACGTCCGATTATTATTTGTTTGCCGTGGTGGACAAGGACGGCAACCTCGGCAAGACCCGCTTTCAAAGCCGCGTAGCAGCCTGGCGGCTGCGTCCCGAGTTCACATAA
- a CDS encoding tetratricopeptide repeat protein yields MTPQERIAELTRELAANPASRQFYQLGELLRREGQLDQAVTVLRQGLSHHPRYVAAWVSLGRALLDLQKLAEAQAAFREALALDPQNPVAWRLLGEALLGLGERTEALHAFQQALTLVPGDEVLEEAVASLKAELSVPAATAAPPPPPAEPPFAEPFVESLAPPPPAGEDLFPVETLPPADLEADAVFAVPLEPPPPPADDFLLAPPLPAEEPPLALEVSPEEHAEPGIEPFAAPAAPAEITPEPSAPAAAQESLVPEPSPPPAAAEAVLAEPEPLPVTGAGPLPQPPAPELPTLPTLADARAAVNRGDLAAAAEMLRQLLSANPEHQEAADLLALVEDMMEPLPPEEPRLSPREKKIAALQRFLANVTLARERLRV; encoded by the coding sequence GTGACGCCGCAGGAGCGCATCGCTGAGTTGACCCGGGAGCTTGCCGCAAACCCCGCTTCCCGGCAGTTCTATCAGCTGGGGGAGCTTTTGCGCCGGGAGGGACAGCTCGACCAAGCCGTCACTGTCCTGCGCCAGGGGCTTTCCCATCACCCGCGGTACGTGGCAGCGTGGGTTTCGCTGGGTAGGGCGCTTTTGGACCTGCAGAAGCTTGCCGAGGCGCAGGCTGCCTTTCGCGAAGCGTTGGCGCTGGATCCTCAGAACCCCGTGGCTTGGCGGCTTTTGGGGGAGGCCCTGTTGGGCCTGGGGGAGCGTACGGAAGCTTTGCACGCCTTCCAGCAAGCTCTGACCTTGGTTCCCGGGGATGAGGTTTTGGAAGAGGCGGTAGCAAGCCTAAAAGCCGAGCTCAGCGTGCCGGCAGCAACGGCGGCACCCCCCCCGCCCCCAGCGGAGCCGCCTTTCGCCGAGCCCTTTGTTGAAAGCTTGGCTCCCCCACCTCCAGCCGGGGAGGACTTGTTCCCGGTGGAAACCCTGCCCCCGGCTGATTTGGAGGCCGATGCGGTTTTCGCGGTTCCACTGGAGCCCCCACCGCCGCCGGCGGACGATTTTCTGCTCGCACCCCCACTGCCCGCCGAAGAGCCGCCGTTGGCGTTGGAAGTGAGCCCCGAGGAGCACGCGGAACCCGGGATCGAGCCATTTGCGGCACCGGCAGCTCCAGCAGAGATCACGCCGGAGCCATCTGCACCCGCTGCGGCTCAGGAGTCGCTTGTACCGGAGCCGTCTCCACCGCCTGCAGCTGCGGAAGCGGTTCTGGCGGAGCCCGAGCCTTTGCCGGTGACAGGCGCTGGTCCTCTGCCTCAGCCGCCGGCTCCTGAGCTGCCCACGCTTCCCACCCTTGCCGATGCCCGGGCAGCCGTGAACCGCGGGGATTTGGCTGCCGCGGCGGAAATGCTTCGCCAGCTTCTTTCGGCCAATCCCGAGCATCAGGAGGCCGCCGACCTTTTGGCTTTGGTGGAGGACATGATGGAGCCTCTGCCCCCCGAGGAACCCAGGCTTTCCCCGCGGGAGAAGAAGATCGCGGCGTTGCAGCGTTTCTTGGCAAACGTTACACTGGCGCGGGAGCGACTGCGGGTATGA